One Faecalispora anaeroviscerum genomic window carries:
- a CDS encoding M24 family metallopeptidase has protein sequence MKTAVEQLQQVLRDHVLEKEADAALVTSPQNRLYLTGFPSSAGWVLITPKESYFLTDFRYFEAAERQVKSCKVVLMNRLSENFREIAQRHGIKRVLVENAGLSLADAKTYREMFGTMGAQTVEDNTLDRLLRGLRAIKTPRELQKIRDSQAITDAAFSHILNMLRPGLTEREVALEIEFFMRRSGAEGVAFDLIVVSGANGSLCHGVPSEKKIEQGDLVTMDIGALLDGYHSDMTRTVGMGHLSEEQEKVYHTVLSAQLSAIEKAAPGVVCSEVDRAARDIIDKDYPGTFGHSTGHGVGVEIHEWPNFSPTCQEVLRPGMVVTVEPGIYLPGKFGVRIEDMIAVTEHGCENLTASDKMLLIL, from the coding sequence ATGAAAACAGCAGTGGAACAGCTGCAGCAGGTGCTGCGGGATCATGTGCTGGAGAAGGAGGCAGATGCCGCGCTGGTGACGTCGCCACAGAATCGACTGTACCTCACAGGCTTTCCCTCGTCGGCCGGCTGGGTACTCATTACGCCGAAGGAATCGTATTTTTTGACGGACTTCCGGTATTTTGAGGCAGCCGAGCGGCAGGTCAAATCCTGCAAGGTGGTGCTGATGAACCGCCTTTCGGAAAACTTCCGCGAGATTGCGCAGCGCCACGGAATCAAACGGGTTCTGGTGGAAAATGCCGGGCTCAGCCTGGCGGACGCGAAAACCTACCGTGAAATGTTCGGCACTATGGGGGCACAAACGGTGGAGGACAACACGCTGGACCGCCTGCTGCGCGGCCTGCGGGCGATCAAAACACCGCGGGAGCTGCAGAAGATTCGCGATTCGCAGGCGATTACGGACGCTGCGTTCTCGCATATTCTTAACATGCTGCGCCCCGGCCTGACGGAGCGCGAGGTTGCGCTTGAGATCGAGTTCTTCATGCGCCGCAGCGGCGCTGAGGGCGTGGCGTTTGATCTGATTGTCGTTTCCGGCGCGAATGGTTCGCTGTGCCACGGCGTTCCCTCCGAAAAGAAAATTGAGCAGGGCGACCTTGTCACCATGGACATCGGCGCGCTGCTGGACGGCTACCATTCCGATATGACGCGTACCGTCGGCATGGGGCATCTGTCCGAAGAGCAGGAGAAGGTCTATCATACGGTGCTTTCGGCTCAGCTGTCCGCCATTGAAAAGGCGGCGCCCGGGGTTGTGTGCAGCGAGGTTGACCGTGCCGCGCGCGACATCATCGACAAAGATTACCCCGGCACGTTCGGGCACAGCACCGGCCACGGCGTAGGAGTAGAGATTCATGAATGGCCGAACTTTTCCCCCACCTGCCAGGAGGTGCTGCGCCCCGGTATGGTGGTTACCGTAGAGCCCGGCATTTATCTGCCCGGAAAGTTTGGTGTGCGCATTGAAGATATGATCGCCGTCACCGAGCACGGCTGCGAAAATTTGACAGCCTCCGACAAGATGCTGCTGATTTTATAG
- the aroQ gene encoding type II 3-dehydroquinate dehydratase: MSKKRVLVLLGPNLNMVGIREKGVYGDETAQSIEMQIREYAEKLGFECEIFQSNWEGALIDKIHGAKGVFDGVVLNAGALTHYSYALRDAVACLRIPFIETHMSNVFAREPFRAHSVLSEVCAGVVCGFGKHSYFLALEALKGLM, from the coding sequence ATGAGCAAAAAGAGGGTGCTGGTGTTATTGGGCCCTAACCTAAACATGGTGGGAATCCGTGAAAAGGGTGTGTACGGTGATGAAACTGCCCAGAGTATCGAAATGCAGATCCGTGAATACGCGGAAAAGCTTGGATTTGAATGTGAAATCTTCCAGTCCAACTGGGAGGGTGCGCTGATTGACAAGATTCACGGAGCCAAGGGAGTTTTTGACGGCGTGGTGCTCAATGCCGGAGCGCTGACCCATTACAGCTACGCACTGCGGGACGCGGTTGCCTGCCTGCGGATTCCATTTATTGAAACTCATATGTCGAATGTGTTTGCCAGAGAGCCGTTCCGCGCTCATTCCGTTTTGTCGGAGGTGTGCGCCGGCGTGGTTTGCGGCTTTGGCAAGCATAGTTACTTTTTGGCGCTGGAGGCGCTGAAAGGCCTGATGTAA
- a CDS encoding YqeG family HAD IIIA-type phosphatase: protein MSLFLPTAAVDRVTDITPEMVREMGASAIILDVDNTLATHGSPVPLVGTVEWAHAMRLAGLAVVIVSNNFKNRVAPFAEKYDLPFLCVAMKPLPFAYWRAARFLGVPRSRAVAVGDQVFTDVMGANVAGVKSILLRPSDPETSVSFRVRRRLEEPIRSKIQRRQAERKKTDGSGKA from the coding sequence ATGTCGTTGTTCTTGCCTACGGCGGCGGTGGACAGAGTTACCGACATTACGCCGGAGATGGTTAGAGAAATGGGTGCGAGTGCAATTATTCTGGATGTGGATAATACGCTGGCCACCCATGGCTCGCCGGTTCCCCTTGTGGGAACCGTGGAATGGGCCCATGCCATGCGGTTGGCGGGGCTTGCGGTTGTGATTGTATCGAATAATTTTAAAAATAGGGTTGCACCGTTCGCAGAAAAGTACGATCTTCCTTTTTTATGCGTGGCGATGAAACCGCTGCCGTTTGCCTATTGGCGCGCGGCGCGTTTTCTGGGTGTTCCCCGCAGCCGGGCGGTGGCGGTGGGCGACCAGGTTTTTACCGATGTGATGGGCGCGAATGTGGCCGGAGTTAAATCGATTCTGCTGCGTCCCAGTGACCCGGAAACCAGCGTGTCGTTCCGGGTGCGCAGGCGTCTGGAGGAGCCGATCCGCAGCAAAATCCAACGGCGTCAGGCAGAGCGAAAGAAAACAGACGGGAGTGGAAAAGCATGA
- the rpsU gene encoding 30S ribosomal protein S21, translating to MAEIRIKDNESLDSALRRFKKQCARAGVIAEVRKREAYEKPSVKRKKKSEAARKRKFK from the coding sequence ATGGCTGAAATCAGAATCAAAGACAATGAATCTTTGGACAGTGCTCTGAGACGTTTTAAGAAGCAGTGCGCTAGAGCCGGAGTGATTGCCGAGGTTCGTAAGAGAGAAGCTTACGAGAAGCCTTCGGTAAAGCGGAAGAAAAAGTCCGAAGCCGCACGTAAGCGCAAGTTTAAGTAA
- a CDS encoding ABC transporter ATP-binding protein has translation MEAMLSVQDLVVNYGSIRAIKGISFEVNQGEIVTLIGANGAGKTTTLHAISGLVKTKGGSVHFCDHDLLSTEPHKILGLGMAHVPEGRRVFSRMTVMENLQMGAYIRSDASGISEDYDMVFERLPRLKERRKQAAGTLSGGEQQMLAIGRALMGRPKMLLLDEPSMGLSPLLVGEIFKIISDVNESGVTVLLVEQNAKKALEIADRAYVLETGKIVMSGDTLELADNEEVRKAYLGG, from the coding sequence ATGGAAGCAATGCTGTCTGTTCAGGATCTGGTTGTGAACTACGGCTCGATCCGGGCAATTAAAGGAATTTCTTTTGAAGTGAATCAGGGCGAGATTGTCACGCTTATCGGTGCAAACGGCGCGGGGAAGACGACGACTCTGCACGCGATTTCTGGGCTGGTTAAGACCAAAGGCGGCAGTGTGCATTTTTGCGATCACGATCTGCTCAGCACGGAGCCGCATAAAATTCTGGGACTTGGCATGGCTCATGTTCCGGAGGGCCGCCGTGTGTTTTCCCGTATGACAGTGATGGAAAATCTGCAGATGGGTGCATATATTCGCAGTGATGCCTCCGGTATTTCGGAGGATTACGATATGGTGTTCGAGCGGCTGCCGCGTTTGAAAGAGCGCCGCAAGCAGGCGGCGGGCACGCTTTCGGGCGGCGAGCAGCAGATGCTGGCCATTGGCCGTGCACTGATGGGTCGGCCAAAAATGTTGCTGCTGGATGAACCCTCCATGGGTCTTTCACCGCTTCTGGTGGGCGAAATCTTCAAGATTATTTCCGATGTAAATGAATCCGGCGTGACCGTGCTGCTCGTTGAGCAGAACGCAAAAAAGGCTCTGGAAATCGCGGACCGCGCCTATGTTCTGGAAACCGGAAAGATCGTCATGTCTGGTGACACCCTCGAGCTAGCTGATAACGAAGAGGTGCGCAAGGCCTATCTGGGCGGATAA
- a CDS encoding ABC transporter ATP-binding protein yields MPLLEAKHLGIAFGGLRALEDVNFQLEENQIMGLIGPNGAGKTTVFNLLTQVYQPTEGTIELEGKSIIGKKTYDVTRGGIARTFQNIRLFKDISVLDNVRIAMNYQMKYSALSGILRLPSYWKEEKAMTERAMDLLSVFNLQDHAESKAKNLPYGQQRKLEIARALAASPKVLLLDEPAAGMNPTETRELMESIQLIRDRFSISILLIEHDMSFVMGICQRLVVLDYGRIIAEGSAEEIRKNPKVIAAYLGGE; encoded by the coding sequence ATGCCGCTGTTGGAAGCGAAGCATTTGGGAATTGCGTTTGGCGGCCTGCGCGCCTTGGAAGACGTCAATTTTCAACTGGAAGAAAATCAGATTATGGGTCTGATCGGCCCGAACGGCGCCGGCAAGACGACCGTGTTCAACCTGCTGACGCAGGTATATCAGCCTACGGAAGGTACGATTGAGCTCGAGGGGAAAAGCATCATCGGCAAAAAGACCTACGATGTCACCCGCGGCGGAATTGCGCGTACCTTTCAAAATATCCGCCTGTTCAAGGATATTTCGGTTCTGGACAATGTTCGCATCGCGATGAACTACCAGATGAAATACTCCGCTTTGTCGGGCATTTTGCGCCTGCCTTCTTACTGGAAGGAAGAAAAAGCCATGACTGAGCGCGCGATGGATCTGCTTTCGGTCTTTAACCTGCAGGATCACGCGGAGTCTAAAGCGAAAAACCTACCCTACGGCCAGCAGAGAAAACTCGAGATTGCCCGCGCTCTGGCGGCATCTCCGAAGGTCCTGCTGCTCGATGAGCCGGCCGCCGGTATGAATCCTACTGAAACGCGCGAGCTGATGGAATCCATTCAGCTTATCCGCGACCGTTTCTCTATTTCCATCCTTTTGATCGAGCATGACATGAGCTTTGTCATGGGAATCTGCCAGCGCCTGGTGGTGCTGGATTACGGCAGAATCATCGCGGAGGGTTCCGCGGAGGAAATCCGCAAAAACCCCAAGGTGATCGCGGCGTATCTGGGAGGGGAATAA
- a CDS encoding branched-chain amino acid ABC transporter permease yields MNRKKVAVYGVILALILAIYALVTGLSGAGVLNSYYSGILIMVCINIILAASLNLSTGFLGQLILGHAGFMSVGAYAAALVTLHAGLPDSLGFPTALLVGGLTAALFGLIIGIPALRLKGDYLAIITLGFGEIIRVVIINLGFTGGARGLRGIPRETNFSWVYLLAVLTVAIIFAFIHTRHGRAVISIREDEIAAEASGINTTYYKLLAFIMSAFFAGIAGGLYAHHIGILNPSKFDFNYSTEILVMVVLGGMGSITGSVIAATVLTILPEALRDFSSYRMLAYSVVLICVMLFRPSGLLGQYEFSLTRLFGKLSGSKGNKTKKNPASGGEKGA; encoded by the coding sequence ATGAATCGAAAAAAAGTCGCCGTTTACGGTGTGATCCTTGCCCTGATTTTGGCGATTTACGCCCTGGTCACAGGGCTTTCGGGTGCCGGTGTGCTGAATTCGTATTATTCCGGTATCCTCATTATGGTTTGTATCAATATTATTTTGGCGGCCAGTCTAAACCTTTCCACCGGCTTTCTCGGCCAGCTGATTTTGGGGCATGCCGGCTTTATGTCGGTCGGCGCTTATGCCGCCGCGCTGGTTACCCTGCACGCCGGGCTGCCGGATTCTCTTGGCTTCCCGACTGCGCTTCTTGTTGGTGGGTTGACGGCTGCACTGTTCGGCCTGATTATCGGTATTCCCGCTCTGCGCCTGAAGGGTGACTACCTGGCGATCATTACGTTGGGCTTCGGGGAAATTATCCGCGTAGTCATTATTAACCTTGGTTTTACCGGCGGCGCCAGAGGCTTGCGTGGAATTCCCAGAGAGACGAATTTTTCTTGGGTATACCTGCTGGCGGTGCTGACCGTTGCAATTATTTTTGCGTTTATCCATACCCGGCACGGCCGTGCGGTGATTTCTATCCGTGAGGATGAAATCGCCGCCGAGGCGTCTGGTATCAACACAACCTATTACAAGCTTTTGGCATTTATTATGTCGGCGTTTTTTGCCGGAATCGCCGGTGGTTTGTATGCGCATCACATCGGCATCCTGAACCCCAGCAAATTTGATTTTAACTATTCTACCGAAATTCTCGTCATGGTGGTTCTGGGCGGCATGGGCTCCATTACCGGTTCGGTTATCGCGGCCACGGTGCTTACCATTCTGCCGGAAGCGCTGCGTGATTTTTCGAGCTACCGCATGCTGGCTTACTCGGTCGTGCTGATCTGCGTCATGCTGTTCCGCCCCTCCGGCCTGCTGGGGCAATACGAATTCTCTTTAACCCGCCTGTTTGGAAAACTGAGCGGCTCAAAAGGCAATAAAACGAAAAAGAATCCCGCGTCAGGCGGAGAAAAGGGGGCGTAA
- a CDS encoding branched-chain amino acid ABC transporter permease, translating to MGFISQVINGLGLGSIYALVALGYSMVYGIVQLINFAHGDIIMVGAYAMFLLLTVAGVPLWAAVLGSILFCVVAGVFIERVAYRRLINMKAPRISLLITAIGVSIFLQNLSQLLFTSSGRTIPAMFDLGTLQAGSLQVPSGSIINILTSVAMMIGLSVLVNKTKIGKAMRATSEDADAARLMGINTNHSIAFTFGVGSGLAAVGAVLYCNTYPMITPYMGGLLGLKAFVAAVLGGIGSIPGAMLGGYVLGVAESLTKGYISSSFTDAVVFGILILVLLVRPAGLLGRNVSEKV from the coding sequence ATGGGGTTTATTTCACAGGTGATTAACGGCTTGGGGCTGGGCAGTATCTATGCCCTTGTTGCGTTAGGTTACAGCATGGTGTACGGAATCGTTCAGCTCATTAACTTTGCGCACGGCGATATTATTATGGTGGGCGCATACGCGATGTTCCTGTTGCTAACGGTGGCGGGCGTTCCTCTTTGGGCTGCGGTTTTGGGCTCTATTTTGTTCTGTGTGGTTGCTGGTGTGTTCATTGAACGCGTCGCGTACCGCCGCCTGATCAATATGAAAGCACCCCGAATTTCTTTGCTGATCACGGCAATCGGCGTCAGCATTTTTCTTCAGAATTTATCGCAGCTGCTGTTTACCTCCAGCGGCAGAACGATTCCCGCTATGTTTGACTTGGGAACACTGCAGGCCGGTTCTCTGCAGGTGCCGTCGGGCAGCATCATCAATATTCTCACCTCTGTGGCTATGATGATCGGTCTGAGCGTTCTTGTTAATAAAACCAAAATTGGCAAGGCGATGCGTGCCACGTCGGAAGACGCCGACGCAGCCAGGCTGATGGGCATTAACACGAATCACTCCATCGCGTTTACATTTGGCGTTGGCTCCGGTCTTGCGGCTGTGGGCGCAGTGCTGTACTGTAACACATATCCAATGATTACCCCTTATATGGGCGGCCTCTTGGGCTTGAAAGCCTTTGTTGCGGCTGTTCTGGGCGGCATCGGCAGCATTCCCGGCGCTATGCTGGGCGGCTATGTGTTGGGTGTTGCGGAAAGCCTGACGAAAGGCTATATTTCCAGCAGTTTTACCGACGCGGTTGTCTTTGGCATCCTGATTCTTGTTTTGCTGGTCCGTCCTGCGGGTCTGCTCGGCAGGAACGTCAGCGAAAAGGTTTAA
- a CDS encoding ABC transporter substrate-binding protein — protein sequence MKQRILAAAMAAVMMGTALTGCGNKPAESGSSSAAANTDASEIVIGGLAPLTGSVSIYGTAVNNAVQLAVDQINEGKGVLGKKIKYISYDTKGDATEAVNAYNKLVQNDKAVALVGDVTSTPTLAVAPEAVKSGLPMISATATAEDVTAAGPNVFRACFTDPFQGDLMANYASKKLNAKTAAIIYNMADDYSVGLAETFEKTAKDLGLEIVAKESYTTNDVDFKSQLTKISAKSPDVFFVPVYYQDVALIATQARQLGIKSTLLGGDGWDGVIKQIGKDNASAVEGSLFCSQYSSESTDPALQKFLADYKAKYNTEADQFAVLGYDALHILVQAMEEAGTTDSKAVVEKMAAIKYSGLTGEITYDENRNPIKQAAITQIKGGAYKFLEYYSK from the coding sequence ATGAAACAGCGTATCTTGGCCGCTGCAATGGCTGCGGTAATGATGGGTACTGCACTGACCGGCTGCGGCAATAAGCCAGCGGAAAGCGGCTCTTCCAGTGCCGCTGCAAATACGGATGCAAGTGAGATTGTAATTGGTGGTCTGGCTCCCCTAACCGGCAGCGTATCTATTTACGGTACTGCGGTAAATAATGCGGTTCAGCTGGCGGTTGATCAGATTAACGAAGGCAAAGGTGTTTTGGGCAAAAAGATCAAATATATTTCTTACGATACAAAGGGCGACGCAACCGAGGCCGTTAATGCTTATAATAAGCTGGTGCAGAACGACAAGGCCGTCGCACTGGTTGGCGATGTTACCTCCACCCCAACACTGGCGGTTGCGCCTGAGGCGGTAAAGAGCGGCCTTCCGATGATCTCCGCTACCGCTACTGCTGAGGATGTTACTGCGGCAGGCCCGAACGTATTCCGCGCTTGCTTCACCGATCCCTTCCAGGGAGACCTGATGGCGAACTACGCAAGCAAGAAGCTGAACGCAAAAACCGCTGCTATTATTTATAATATGGCTGACGACTATTCCGTCGGTCTGGCAGAGACTTTCGAAAAGACTGCCAAAGACCTTGGTTTGGAGATTGTTGCGAAAGAGAGCTACACCACCAATGATGTTGACTTTAAATCGCAGCTGACGAAGATTTCCGCAAAGAGCCCCGATGTGTTCTTTGTTCCGGTGTATTACCAAGATGTTGCTCTGATTGCAACACAGGCCAGACAGTTGGGCATTAAATCCACCCTGCTTGGCGGCGACGGCTGGGATGGCGTGATCAAGCAGATTGGCAAAGACAATGCTTCCGCTGTGGAAGGTTCTTTGTTCTGCAGCCAGTATTCTTCGGAATCCACTGACCCGGCCCTGCAGAAGTTCCTCGCAGACTACAAAGCCAAGTACAACACAGAAGCGGATCAGTTTGCTGTTTTGGGCTACGACGCTCTGCACATTCTGGTGCAGGCGATGGAAGAAGCCGGCACGACCGATTCCAAAGCGGTTGTTGAGAAAATGGCAGCGATTAAGTACAGCGGCCTGACCGGTGAAATCACTTATGACGAGAATCGCAACCCGATCAAGCAGGCTGCAATTACTCAGATTAAGGGCGGAGCCTATAAGTTCCTCGAATACTATTCGAAATAA
- the trmB gene encoding tRNA (guanosine(46)-N7)-methyltransferase TrmB, whose protein sequence is MRMRKKAWARPELSDCPYFIGSPEEWKGRWSEWFPEKHPIHLELGCGKGVFLAQLAPLHPEINYIGVDQSPDVLGVARRNLETAYGEQEKPVHNVALMAHHIEDMPKIVNQSDRVERIYINFCNPWSKVRHHKRRMTHPNQLELYKAFLADGAEIHFKTDDEDLYLATLRYFKEGGFTLLRSTQNLHAEQWFESPSTEHELMFSAQGIPIKAAVARWEKKK, encoded by the coding sequence ATGAGAATGAGAAAAAAAGCCTGGGCGCGCCCGGAGCTGTCCGATTGTCCGTATTTTATTGGCAGTCCCGAAGAGTGGAAGGGCCGCTGGAGCGAATGGTTTCCGGAGAAACATCCGATCCATCTGGAACTGGGTTGCGGCAAGGGTGTCTTTTTGGCCCAGCTTGCGCCTTTGCATCCGGAGATTAACTATATCGGAGTCGATCAAAGCCCGGATGTTCTGGGCGTTGCGCGCAGAAATCTGGAAACAGCATATGGGGAACAGGAAAAACCGGTTCATAATGTGGCGCTCATGGCGCATCATATTGAGGACATGCCTAAAATTGTGAACCAAAGCGACCGGGTAGAGCGAATCTACATTAACTTCTGCAACCCCTGGTCAAAGGTGCGGCACCATAAGCGGCGCATGACGCATCCGAATCAGCTGGAGCTGTACAAGGCTTTTTTGGCCGACGGGGCGGAGATCCATTTTAAAACGGATGACGAGGATTTGTACCTTGCTACTCTGCGGTATTTTAAAGAGGGCGGATTTACGCTTTTGCGTTCTACGCAGAATCTTCATGCGGAGCAGTGGTTTGAGAGCCCTTCCACGGAGCATGAGCTGATGTTTTCCGCGCAGGGCATTCCCATTAAGGCGGCGGTGGCTCGTTGGGAGAAGAAAAAGTGA
- the pdaA gene encoding delta-lactam-biosynthetic de-N-acetylase has translation MYLILKKRHVAVALVCCLLLIGGPLAYHFTARTAVETGGAVSWGLCFQGPQGNTPVVDASEAELKPYNAFYIGDTSQKKVYLTFDCGYENGYTASILDTLKKQNVKAAFFVVGHYIDTSPDLVKRMTEEGHIVGNHTFHHPDMAKIQDKASFEKEINSLEDAYQTATGQTMKKFYRPPQGKYSKENLQMANELGYRTIFWSLAYVDWYVDKQPSHEEAMKKLTTRIHPGAVVLLHSTSKTNAEILDQLITEWKNQGYTFGTLDELVS, from the coding sequence ATGTATTTGATTTTAAAAAAAAGACATGTGGCTGTGGCGCTGGTGTGCTGCCTGCTGCTGATCGGCGGGCCATTGGCCTACCATTTTACCGCGAGAACAGCGGTGGAAACCGGCGGGGCTGTCAGCTGGGGGCTCTGCTTTCAGGGACCGCAGGGGAACACTCCTGTGGTGGACGCAAGCGAAGCGGAATTAAAGCCCTATAACGCGTTTTACATTGGTGACACCAGCCAGAAAAAGGTGTACCTTACCTTTGACTGCGGGTACGAGAACGGCTACACTGCTTCCATTCTGGATACTCTGAAAAAGCAGAATGTCAAGGCGGCGTTCTTTGTGGTGGGGCATTATATTGATACCAGCCCCGACCTCGTCAAGCGCATGACGGAGGAAGGCCACATTGTAGGCAACCATACCTTCCACCACCCGGACATGGCGAAGATTCAGGATAAGGCTTCGTTTGAGAAGGAAATCAACTCGCTGGAGGACGCCTACCAAACGGCAACCGGGCAGACGATGAAGAAATTCTACCGCCCGCCGCAGGGAAAGTACAGCAAGGAAAACCTGCAAATGGCAAACGAGCTGGGCTACCGCACGATTTTCTGGAGCCTTGCTTACGTAGACTGGTACGTTGACAAACAGCCCAGCCATGAAGAAGCGATGAAGAAGCTGACAACGCGGATTCACCCCGGGGCGGTGGTGCTGCTTCACAGCACGTCCAAAACAAATGCGGAGATTCTGGATCAGCTAATTACCGAGTGGAAAAATCAGGGCTATACCTTTGGAACGTTGGATGAGCTTGTTTCTTAA
- a CDS encoding RNA polymerase sigma factor, which yields MGDSNTQEMIEKYIILNQNQIYTLAFSYVHNKDDALDIVQESIYKAMTGKQTLNKSESIRPWIYRIVVNTALDFLRRKRREAEPDEDILSRGENASDDHYEDIDLKRALDSLPDMYRSIVVLRYFEDLTLDEIAGILNENLSTVKTRLYKSLKLLRVEMSEAE from the coding sequence ATGGGTGACAGCAATACACAAGAGATGATAGAAAAATACATTATTTTGAATCAGAATCAAATTTATACGCTGGCTTTCAGCTATGTTCATAACAAAGACGACGCGCTCGACATTGTACAGGAATCGATTTACAAGGCCATGACTGGAAAACAAACGCTGAACAAATCCGAATCCATCCGCCCCTGGATTTACCGGATTGTGGTCAATACGGCGCTGGATTTTCTGCGCCGCAAAAGACGGGAAGCCGAACCGGACGAGGACATTCTTTCGCGCGGGGAAAACGCCTCCGATGACCATTACGAGGATATTGACCTGAAACGGGCGCTGGACAGTCTGCCGGACATGTATCGCAGCATTGTCGTCCTGCGCTATTTTGAAGATTTGACGCTGGACGAAATCGCGGGGATTCTCAACGAGAACCTCAGCACCGTGAAAACGCGTCTTTACAAATCGCTGAAGCTACTGCGTGTGGAAATGAGCGAGGCAGAGTAA